One window from the genome of Aptenodytes patagonicus chromosome 4, bAptPat1.pri.cur, whole genome shotgun sequence encodes:
- the KRCC1 gene encoding lysine-rich coiled-coil protein 1 isoform X3: MSHYKGKKHAQKVRLYIQMHGEKDGRQEHGKQKKTDCVNFQTDGSGVLDKNKYCNLCNVIFTSPVVALSHYLGKIHAKKLKQLSGDQAHMPAQTMQPVSALQKPSAEKPLLPSKAEESSSSSNTRLKLNDPDKYCKLCCAPFNNPLVAQQHYVGKKHKRNEARRKILEELGDKAVPAESSTNVGVGYYMCPICNIALTSIETYQSHVQGNKHRIKETVLVNLMKKSKKTHDSFQDELTDYIKVQKARGLEPRRYLGKAEDEEFQDKNIEGGGDLGEVVSSNFKCEQGQHSSLFSETQSPTNSGENRSPSWPSACEHALEKTPDCCYNKGYCKEEQASDVVTIRDKSFSLSVAESKDCYKLMFAETSTSSYRKEQIFQIKHFEEEKYISEELKYGKEATKQKRKENIEGVDFGKENQKQKRIKFDVDLVNEKKSRPYKDKRVKENFAEKESKKHKKGKKKPQIDGKREEELLWDESVLGY, translated from the exons ATGTCACACTATAAG GGCAAAAAGCATGCTCAGAAAGTTCGTCTTTACATCCAAATGCATGGTGAGAAAGATGGGAGGCAGGAGCatggcaaacagaagaaaacGGATTGTGTCAATTTTCAG ACGGATGGGAGCGGAGTACTGGACAAAAACAAATACTGCAATCTCTGCAACGTGATTTTTACTTCCCCAGTTGTTGCTTTGTCTCACTATTTGGGAAAGATCCACGCTAAAAAGCTGAAGCAATTATCAGGAGACCAAGCCCACATGCCAGCACAGACCATGCAGCCTGTTTCTG CTTTACAGAAGCCATCAGCTGAGAAGCCCTTGCTGCCTTCAAAAGCTGAAGAGTCTTCGTCATCCTCCAACACAAGGTTGAAGTTAAATGATCCAGACAAGTACTGCAAGCTCTGCTGTGCTCCCTTCAATAATCCACTTGTGGCTCAGCAGCATTATGTTGgtaagaaacacaaaagaaacgAAGCACGGAGAAAGATATTGGAGGAGCTGGGAGACAAAGCTGTCCCTGCAGAATCCAGCACAAATG TTGGTGTTGGTTATTACATGTGCCCCATATGTAACATCGCACTTACATCTATAGAAACATACCAGTCCCACGTGCAAGGAAATAAGCACCGGATTAA AGAAACAGTGCTTGTCAATCTCATGAAGAAATCGAAGAAAACACATGACTCCTTTCAAGATGAATTAACAGATTACATTAAAGTTCAGAAAGCTAGAGGTCTAGAGCCAAGAAGGTATTTAGGAAAAGCAGAAGACGAAGAGTTTcaagataaaaacattgaagGAGGAGGTGACCTTGGTGAGGTTGTATCTTCAAACTTCAAGTGTGAACAAGGCCAGCATTCCAGCCTTTTCTCAGAAACCCAGTCACCTACAAATAGTGGGGAAAATAGATCGCCAAGCTGGCCATCAGCTTGTGAGCACGCACTAGAAAAGACACCTGATTGTTGCTATAACAAGGGATACTGTAAAGAAGAGCAAGCATCTGACGTGGTCACCATCAGAGATAAGAGCTTCAGCCTATCGGTTGCAGAATCTAAAGACTGCTACAAACTTATGTTTGCTGAAACTTCTACCAGCTCTTACAGAAAAGAACAGATATTTCAGATAAAacattttgaggaggaaaaatacATCAGTGAAGAGCTGAAGTATGGGAAAGAAgccacaaagcagaaaagaaaagaaaatattgaaggtgtagattttggaaaagaaaatcagaagcaaaagaGAATTAAATTTGACGTAGACTTGGTAAATGAGAAGAAATCAAGACCTTATAAAGATAAAAGAGTTAAAGAAAACTTTGctgagaaagagagcaaaaaGCACAAAAAGGGTAAAAAGAAGCCACAGATAGATGGCAAAAGAGAAGAGGAGCTACTTTGGGATGAATCTGTTTTGGGATATTGA
- the KRCC1 gene encoding lysine-rich coiled-coil protein 1 isoform X1 — MSHYKGKKHAQKVRLYIQMHGEKDGRQEHGKQKKTDCVNFQTDGSGVLDKNKYCNLCNVIFTSPVVALSHYLGKIHAKKLKQLSGDQAHMPAQTMQPVSALQKPSAEKPLLPSKAEESSSSSNTRLKLNDPDKYCKLCCAPFNNPLVAQQHYVGKKHKRNEARRKILEELGDKAVPAESSTNGSLFSAVGVGYYMCPICNIALTSIETYQSHVQGNKHRIKETVLVNLMKKSKKTHDSFQDELTDYIKVQKARGLEPRRYLGKAEDEEFQDKNIEGGGDLGEVVSSNFKCEQGQHSSLFSETQSPTNSGENRSPSWPSACEHALEKTPDCCYNKGYCKEEQASDVVTIRDKSFSLSVAESKDCYKLMFAETSTSSYRKEQIFQIKHFEEEKYISEELKYGKEATKQKRKENIEGVDFGKENQKQKRIKFDVDLVNEKKSRPYKDKRVKENFAEKESKKHKKGKKKPQIDGKREEELLWDESVLGY, encoded by the exons ATGTCACACTATAAG GGCAAAAAGCATGCTCAGAAAGTTCGTCTTTACATCCAAATGCATGGTGAGAAAGATGGGAGGCAGGAGCatggcaaacagaagaaaacGGATTGTGTCAATTTTCAG ACGGATGGGAGCGGAGTACTGGACAAAAACAAATACTGCAATCTCTGCAACGTGATTTTTACTTCCCCAGTTGTTGCTTTGTCTCACTATTTGGGAAAGATCCACGCTAAAAAGCTGAAGCAATTATCAGGAGACCAAGCCCACATGCCAGCACAGACCATGCAGCCTGTTTCTG CTTTACAGAAGCCATCAGCTGAGAAGCCCTTGCTGCCTTCAAAAGCTGAAGAGTCTTCGTCATCCTCCAACACAAGGTTGAAGTTAAATGATCCAGACAAGTACTGCAAGCTCTGCTGTGCTCCCTTCAATAATCCACTTGTGGCTCAGCAGCATTATGTTGgtaagaaacacaaaagaaacgAAGCACGGAGAAAGATATTGGAGGAGCTGGGAGACAAAGCTGTCCCTGCAGAATCCAGCACAAATG GTTCCTTGTTTTCAGCAGTTGGTGTTGGTTATTACATGTGCCCCATATGTAACATCGCACTTACATCTATAGAAACATACCAGTCCCACGTGCAAGGAAATAAGCACCGGATTAA AGAAACAGTGCTTGTCAATCTCATGAAGAAATCGAAGAAAACACATGACTCCTTTCAAGATGAATTAACAGATTACATTAAAGTTCAGAAAGCTAGAGGTCTAGAGCCAAGAAGGTATTTAGGAAAAGCAGAAGACGAAGAGTTTcaagataaaaacattgaagGAGGAGGTGACCTTGGTGAGGTTGTATCTTCAAACTTCAAGTGTGAACAAGGCCAGCATTCCAGCCTTTTCTCAGAAACCCAGTCACCTACAAATAGTGGGGAAAATAGATCGCCAAGCTGGCCATCAGCTTGTGAGCACGCACTAGAAAAGACACCTGATTGTTGCTATAACAAGGGATACTGTAAAGAAGAGCAAGCATCTGACGTGGTCACCATCAGAGATAAGAGCTTCAGCCTATCGGTTGCAGAATCTAAAGACTGCTACAAACTTATGTTTGCTGAAACTTCTACCAGCTCTTACAGAAAAGAACAGATATTTCAGATAAAacattttgaggaggaaaaatacATCAGTGAAGAGCTGAAGTATGGGAAAGAAgccacaaagcagaaaagaaaagaaaatattgaaggtgtagattttggaaaagaaaatcagaagcaaaagaGAATTAAATTTGACGTAGACTTGGTAAATGAGAAGAAATCAAGACCTTATAAAGATAAAAGAGTTAAAGAAAACTTTGctgagaaagagagcaaaaaGCACAAAAAGGGTAAAAAGAAGCCACAGATAGATGGCAAAAGAGAAGAGGAGCTACTTTGGGATGAATCTGTTTTGGGATATTGA
- the KRCC1 gene encoding lysine-rich coiled-coil protein 1 isoform X2 yields MSHYKGKKHAQKVRLYIQMHGEKDGRQEHGKQKKTDCVNFQTDGSGVLDKNKYCNLCNVIFTSPVVALSHYLGKIHAKKLKQLSGDQAHMPAQTMQPVSALQKPSAEKPLLPSKAEESSSSSNTRLKLNDPDKYCKLCCAPFNNPLVAQQHYVGKKHKRNEARRKILEELGDKAVPAESSTNAVGVGYYMCPICNIALTSIETYQSHVQGNKHRIKETVLVNLMKKSKKTHDSFQDELTDYIKVQKARGLEPRRYLGKAEDEEFQDKNIEGGGDLGEVVSSNFKCEQGQHSSLFSETQSPTNSGENRSPSWPSACEHALEKTPDCCYNKGYCKEEQASDVVTIRDKSFSLSVAESKDCYKLMFAETSTSSYRKEQIFQIKHFEEEKYISEELKYGKEATKQKRKENIEGVDFGKENQKQKRIKFDVDLVNEKKSRPYKDKRVKENFAEKESKKHKKGKKKPQIDGKREEELLWDESVLGY; encoded by the exons ATGTCACACTATAAG GGCAAAAAGCATGCTCAGAAAGTTCGTCTTTACATCCAAATGCATGGTGAGAAAGATGGGAGGCAGGAGCatggcaaacagaagaaaacGGATTGTGTCAATTTTCAG ACGGATGGGAGCGGAGTACTGGACAAAAACAAATACTGCAATCTCTGCAACGTGATTTTTACTTCCCCAGTTGTTGCTTTGTCTCACTATTTGGGAAAGATCCACGCTAAAAAGCTGAAGCAATTATCAGGAGACCAAGCCCACATGCCAGCACAGACCATGCAGCCTGTTTCTG CTTTACAGAAGCCATCAGCTGAGAAGCCCTTGCTGCCTTCAAAAGCTGAAGAGTCTTCGTCATCCTCCAACACAAGGTTGAAGTTAAATGATCCAGACAAGTACTGCAAGCTCTGCTGTGCTCCCTTCAATAATCCACTTGTGGCTCAGCAGCATTATGTTGgtaagaaacacaaaagaaacgAAGCACGGAGAAAGATATTGGAGGAGCTGGGAGACAAAGCTGTCCCTGCAGAATCCAGCACAAATG CAGTTGGTGTTGGTTATTACATGTGCCCCATATGTAACATCGCACTTACATCTATAGAAACATACCAGTCCCACGTGCAAGGAAATAAGCACCGGATTAA AGAAACAGTGCTTGTCAATCTCATGAAGAAATCGAAGAAAACACATGACTCCTTTCAAGATGAATTAACAGATTACATTAAAGTTCAGAAAGCTAGAGGTCTAGAGCCAAGAAGGTATTTAGGAAAAGCAGAAGACGAAGAGTTTcaagataaaaacattgaagGAGGAGGTGACCTTGGTGAGGTTGTATCTTCAAACTTCAAGTGTGAACAAGGCCAGCATTCCAGCCTTTTCTCAGAAACCCAGTCACCTACAAATAGTGGGGAAAATAGATCGCCAAGCTGGCCATCAGCTTGTGAGCACGCACTAGAAAAGACACCTGATTGTTGCTATAACAAGGGATACTGTAAAGAAGAGCAAGCATCTGACGTGGTCACCATCAGAGATAAGAGCTTCAGCCTATCGGTTGCAGAATCTAAAGACTGCTACAAACTTATGTTTGCTGAAACTTCTACCAGCTCTTACAGAAAAGAACAGATATTTCAGATAAAacattttgaggaggaaaaatacATCAGTGAAGAGCTGAAGTATGGGAAAGAAgccacaaagcagaaaagaaaagaaaatattgaaggtgtagattttggaaaagaaaatcagaagcaaaagaGAATTAAATTTGACGTAGACTTGGTAAATGAGAAGAAATCAAGACCTTATAAAGATAAAAGAGTTAAAGAAAACTTTGctgagaaagagagcaaaaaGCACAAAAAGGGTAAAAAGAAGCCACAGATAGATGGCAAAAGAGAAGAGGAGCTACTTTGGGATGAATCTGTTTTGGGATATTGA
- the KRCC1 gene encoding lysine-rich coiled-coil protein 1 isoform X4, with protein sequence MHGEKDGRQEHGKQKKTDCVNFQTDGSGVLDKNKYCNLCNVIFTSPVVALSHYLGKIHAKKLKQLSGDQAHMPAQTMQPVSALQKPSAEKPLLPSKAEESSSSSNTRLKLNDPDKYCKLCCAPFNNPLVAQQHYVGKKHKRNEARRKILEELGDKAVPAESSTNGSLFSAVGVGYYMCPICNIALTSIETYQSHVQGNKHRIKETVLVNLMKKSKKTHDSFQDELTDYIKVQKARGLEPRRYLGKAEDEEFQDKNIEGGGDLGEVVSSNFKCEQGQHSSLFSETQSPTNSGENRSPSWPSACEHALEKTPDCCYNKGYCKEEQASDVVTIRDKSFSLSVAESKDCYKLMFAETSTSSYRKEQIFQIKHFEEEKYISEELKYGKEATKQKRKENIEGVDFGKENQKQKRIKFDVDLVNEKKSRPYKDKRVKENFAEKESKKHKKGKKKPQIDGKREEELLWDESVLGY encoded by the exons ATGCATGGTGAGAAAGATGGGAGGCAGGAGCatggcaaacagaagaaaacGGATTGTGTCAATTTTCAG ACGGATGGGAGCGGAGTACTGGACAAAAACAAATACTGCAATCTCTGCAACGTGATTTTTACTTCCCCAGTTGTTGCTTTGTCTCACTATTTGGGAAAGATCCACGCTAAAAAGCTGAAGCAATTATCAGGAGACCAAGCCCACATGCCAGCACAGACCATGCAGCCTGTTTCTG CTTTACAGAAGCCATCAGCTGAGAAGCCCTTGCTGCCTTCAAAAGCTGAAGAGTCTTCGTCATCCTCCAACACAAGGTTGAAGTTAAATGATCCAGACAAGTACTGCAAGCTCTGCTGTGCTCCCTTCAATAATCCACTTGTGGCTCAGCAGCATTATGTTGgtaagaaacacaaaagaaacgAAGCACGGAGAAAGATATTGGAGGAGCTGGGAGACAAAGCTGTCCCTGCAGAATCCAGCACAAATG GTTCCTTGTTTTCAGCAGTTGGTGTTGGTTATTACATGTGCCCCATATGTAACATCGCACTTACATCTATAGAAACATACCAGTCCCACGTGCAAGGAAATAAGCACCGGATTAA AGAAACAGTGCTTGTCAATCTCATGAAGAAATCGAAGAAAACACATGACTCCTTTCAAGATGAATTAACAGATTACATTAAAGTTCAGAAAGCTAGAGGTCTAGAGCCAAGAAGGTATTTAGGAAAAGCAGAAGACGAAGAGTTTcaagataaaaacattgaagGAGGAGGTGACCTTGGTGAGGTTGTATCTTCAAACTTCAAGTGTGAACAAGGCCAGCATTCCAGCCTTTTCTCAGAAACCCAGTCACCTACAAATAGTGGGGAAAATAGATCGCCAAGCTGGCCATCAGCTTGTGAGCACGCACTAGAAAAGACACCTGATTGTTGCTATAACAAGGGATACTGTAAAGAAGAGCAAGCATCTGACGTGGTCACCATCAGAGATAAGAGCTTCAGCCTATCGGTTGCAGAATCTAAAGACTGCTACAAACTTATGTTTGCTGAAACTTCTACCAGCTCTTACAGAAAAGAACAGATATTTCAGATAAAacattttgaggaggaaaaatacATCAGTGAAGAGCTGAAGTATGGGAAAGAAgccacaaagcagaaaagaaaagaaaatattgaaggtgtagattttggaaaagaaaatcagaagcaaaagaGAATTAAATTTGACGTAGACTTGGTAAATGAGAAGAAATCAAGACCTTATAAAGATAAAAGAGTTAAAGAAAACTTTGctgagaaagagagcaaaaaGCACAAAAAGGGTAAAAAGAAGCCACAGATAGATGGCAAAAGAGAAGAGGAGCTACTTTGGGATGAATCTGTTTTGGGATATTGA